Sequence from the Candidatus Sulfotelmatobacter sp. genome:
CCGGCAAGCGTGCCGAGAGATCGACGACCCGCACGCCCGCGAGCGCGCCGGCGGCCGGAACTTCGCTGCTCATCGCAGCGTGACAGGTAGGCCGCTCGGCGCGCGCCAACCTCCCGCGGGTGACGACCGCGATGGATCCCGATGCGCTCGCGCGCGCCTGCGCCGCGGAGATGCTGCGGCGCGATCGCGCCTCGCAGGCGCTCGGCATCGAGATCGAAGAGGCGCGGCCCGGCTACGCGCGGGTGGCGTTGACGATCCGCGACGAGATGGTCAACGGCCACGCGATCGCGCACGGCGGCGTCGTGTTCACGCTGGCCGACAGCGGGTTCGCCTTCGCCTGCAACTCGCGCAACGAGGCGGCCGTCGCGCTGCAGTGCTCGATCTCGTACGTCGCGGCGGGAAAGCTCGGCGACCGGCTCGTCGCCGAGGCGCAGGAGCGCTCGGGCAAAGGCCGCACCGGCGTCTACGACGTCACCGTCACGCGCGGCGAGGGCGAGCTGGTCGCGCTCTTCCGCGGCGTCTCGTACCGCGTCAAGGGACCGGTTCTGCCCGACCCCGCGGCGTAGGTCGCCGGACAGGATATTGTTGCGAAGCGCAACAACATCCGGAGCGAAGGAGGATCGCGCTGCTCCAGCTGATCGTCGCCGGCCTGACCGTCGGCAGCGGCTACGCGCTCGTCGCGCTGGGCTTACACATCATCCTGCGCGCGACGCGGGTGATGAACTTCGCCCAGGGTGAGTTCACCGTCGTCGGCGGCCTGATCGCGCTGACGCTGATGCAGACGTTCCACGCCACCAGCGTGGTGGCGCTGATCGGGGCTACCATCTGCGGTTTCGTGCTCGGCCTGGGCTTCGAACGCTTCGTGCTGCGGCCCGCCGCGCGCTCGGGCGAGATGGGCGTCACCATCGCGACCGTCGGAACGGTCTTCGTCTTGCTGTACGGTCACGCGCTGGTGCCCACCTGGGGTTCGCTGCAGCAGCCGCTGCCGCCGTTCACCGGCCGGCTGAGCGACGCGATCGTCGTCGCCGGGGCGACGATCCAGATCCAGTCGCTGTGGATCGGCGCGCTGCTGCTGCTGGCGCTGGCGGCGCTGTACGTCTTCTTCGAGCGCACGTACTACGGCAAGGCGATTCGCGCGGCGGCCAACAACCCGCTGGGCGCGCGGCTGGTCGGCATCGACGTGACGCGCGCGCGCGCGATCAGCGTCGGGCTCTCGATCGCGTTGGCGGCGTACGGCGGCACGATTATCGGCCCGATCACGCTGGTCGGCGGCGCGGGCGGCGTCGCGATCGCGATCAAGGGTTTCGTCGGCGCGATCGTCGGCGGCCTCGACTCGCCGATCGGCTGCGTCGCCGGCGGCCTGCTGGTCGGCGTCGTCGAGAAGTTCTTGCAGAGCGGGCTGGGCGCCAGCCGCGCCGAGCCGACCGTCTACGCGCTCTTGCTGGTGATGCTGCTGCTGCGCCCGCAAGGGCTGTTCGGCACGCGCGGAGCGGTGCGGGATTGATCGACCGTCTCCGCGCCGACGCGCGCGTGCTGCCGGCCATCGCGCTGCTGGTGCTGCTGGGCGGCCTGTTCCTCCACGGCGCCGGCTTCGTCCAAGCCGCGACGTACGCCGCGATGTGGGCGATCGCCGCGATCGGGCTCTCGGTGCTGCTGGGCAACGTCAACCAGATCTCGCTCGGCCAAGCGGGTTTCTTCGCGATCGGCGCTTACGCCGTCGCCGCCTGCATCGACCTCGCGAACCTGCCGTTCTGGGTCGGCGCCGTGGCGGGGATCGTCGTCGCCAGCGTCGTCGGCGTCGTGCTCGGCTTCATCGCGCTGCGCTTTCGCGGTCACTACTTGGCGATGGCGACGCTCGCGTTCGGGCTGATCGTGCAAGGCGTGTTCCACCAGAGCCAGGCGCTGGGCGGCGCGAGCGGCTTCACCGATCTGCCGATCGTCAAGCTCGGGCCGTTCTCGCTGGCCGGGACGGCCGGCTACGCGTGCGTGTGGATCGTCGCGCTGGTCGTCGCCGCGCTGACCCTCAACCTGCTGCGCGGTCGCACCGGCACCGCGTTCGAGACGATCCGCAACGACGAGCTGGCCGCCGAAGTCCTGGGCGTGCCGACCCGGCGCTACAAGATCGTCGCCTTCGCGTACGCCGGTGCGCTGGCCGGGCTGGCCGGGGCGCTCTACGCGCCGCTGATCGGCGTCGTCGTGCCGGATGCGTTCGGCGTCGATCGCTCGATCGATTTCCTGTTGATGGTCGTGCTGGGCGGGGCGGGCAGCGTCTCGGGCGCGATCGTCGGCGCGGTCGCGATCGGCTTTCTCGACGTGGTCGGCAACCAGTTCGAGAATTGGCGCGAGGTCGTCTACGGGCTGCTGGTCATCGCGATCGTCGTGGTCGCGCCGGGCGGTCTGTTCGGCCTGGTGCGGCGCGGTTCGCGTCGCCGCACGGCGCCCGTCGCGCGCGTCGGCACGGTCAGCGAGCGCGCGCCCGTGGCCCGGCCGATCGCGCCGCCGGCGGCGACGCCGCTGGAGGTGCGCGGCGTCACCAAGCGCTTCGGCGGCCTGGTCGCGGTGGACGACGTCTCGTTCGCGCTCGCGCCCGGCAGCTTGACCTCGCTGATCGGTCCCAACGGCGCGGGCAAGACGACGCTCTTCAACGCGATCTGCGGCGTCGGCCGCACGAGCGCGGGCCAGGTACGGATCGGCGGCGTCGACGTCACCGGCTGGCAGCCGCACCGCATCGCCAAGCTCGGCGTCGGCCGCACCTTCCAGAACGCGCGCCTGTTCGGCGAGATGACGGTGCTCGAGAACGTCGTGGCCGGCGCGTTTCGCGCCGAGCGCACCGGTTTCGCCGCCGACTTGCTCGGCCTGCCCGCCGCGACGCACGCGCGTCACGAGGCGATCGAGCGCGCGCGCGACACGCTGGCGCAGCTGCGCATCGAGCATTTGGCCGGCACCTACGCGCGCGATCTGCCGTTCGGCGATCGCCGCCGCGTCGAGCTGGCGCGGGCCATCGCCGCCGACCCGTGGCTGCTGCTGGTCGACGAGCCGGCGGCCGGCCTCAACGCGTCCGAGCGCGAGACGCTGCAAGGCGATCTGCTGGCCCTGCGCGACCGCGGCGTCACGCTGCTGCTGATCGAGCACGACATGCGGCTGGTCATGACCATCTCCGAGCGCGTGCTGGTGCTGGAGTTCGGCCACACCATCGCCGACGGCGTGCCGGCCGCGGTGCGGAACGACCCGCAGGTCGTCGCCGCGTACTTGGGGACCGCCGGCTGATGCTGCTCGAGGTGCGCGGCTTGTCCGCCGGCTACGGTGCGCTCGACGTGTTGCGCGGCGTCGACCTCGAGGTCGACGCGGGCGAGCTGGTCGCCGTGCTCGGCGCCAACGGCGCCGGCAAGTCCACGCTGTTGCGGGCGATCTCGCGCTACGACGCCGACGTGCGCGCGGGCGGCATCAGGTTCGACGGCCACGACGCGCTGCGCGCGACGACGGAACGATTGGTGCGCTGGGGTTTGCTGCAGGTCCCCGAAGGGCGGCAGCTGTTCACCGAGCTGAGCGTCGACGACAACCTGCGGCTGGGCGCGTACGTCGCCGATCGCCGCGCGCTCGGCGCCGAGTTGGACGCGGTCTACGCGCGTTTCCCGCAACTCGCGGCGCGGCGCGGCCAGACCGCGTTCTCGCTCTCCGGCGGCGAGCAGCAGATGCTGGCGATCGGCCGCGCGCTGATGGCGAAGCCGAAGCTGTTGATGCTCGACGAGCCCTCGACCGGGCTCGCGCCGCAGATCGTCGAGCAGATCTTCGGCATCGTCGCCGAGCTGACGCGCGGCGGCGTCGCGGTGCTGCTGGTCGAGCAGAACGCGTACTTGACGCTGCGTCACGCCGATCGCGCGTACGTGCTCGAGCACGGCGCGGTCGTGCTGCACGACACCGCGGAGCGACTCGCCGCCGACGCGCGCGTGCAGGAGATCTATCTGGGCGGCCACACCGGAGGTGAGCCGGCATGAGCGAGCCCGTTCAGCTCGGCCGGCTCGCGCCGGTTGTCGGTTACCATTTGCGCCGCGCGCAGCTGCGCGCGTACGACGACTTCCCCGCCGAGGCGACCCGCAAGGGGATCACGCCGCCGCACCTGGCCGTGCTGCTGCTGGTCGAAGCCAATCCGGGGATCAAGCAGACGACGCTGGCCAAGGTGCTGAGCTTGGACCGCTCGACGATGGTGCGGATGGTCGACCGGCTCGAGGAGGCCAAGCTGATCGAGCGCGGCAGCTCGCGCGCCGACCGGCGGGTCGCGCCGCCGGTCCTCACCGCCAAGGGTCGCGCCTACGTCGACGCCATGCTGCCCAAGGTGCTGGCCTCCGAAGAGGCACTCTTGGCCCCGCTCAGCACCGCCGAGCGCGCGACGCTGCTACGCCTCTTGGGCAAGCTGACCAGCCCCGCCAATATTGTTGCTGGACGCAACAATTCGCGCTAGAATGCGGTCGAGGACACCATGAGCGCACCCTCCCCCACGCCGCTGCCGCCGTTGCGGATCGACGCCGACGGCCCGGTCGCCCACGTTCGCCTGATCCGGCCCGACAAGCGCAACGCCGTCAACGTCGATCTGATCCTCGCGCTCGAGGCGGCGTTCAGCGCCCCGCCGCCCGGCACGCGCGTGTGGGTGATCTCGGGCGAGGGCGATCATTTCTGCGCCGGTCTCGATCTGACCGAGGCGCGCCAGCGCACGCCGCAAGAGACGTTCGACCACTCGCAGCTCTGGCGGCGCGTGTTCGAGAAGATCCAGCTAGGCGGGATCCCGGTCGTCAGCGCGCTGCACGGCGCGGTCGTCGGCGGCGGCCTGGAGCTGGCCGCGTCGACGCACGTGCGCGTCGCCGACGAGACCGCGTTCTTCGCCCTGCCGGAAGGGCAGCGCGGCATCTTCACCGGCGGCGGCGCGGCAGTGCGCGTCGCGCGCATCATCGGCGTGCACCGCATGATCGAGATGATGCTGACCGGCCATCGCTACGACGCGCGCGAAGGGCTGGCGCTGGGCCTGGCCCACTACGTGGTCGAGCCGGGCAAGGCGCTCGAGAAAGCGACCGCGCTGGCCGAGCAGATCGTCACCAACGCGCAGGGGACGAACCGCGCGATCGTGACCG
This genomic interval carries:
- the paaI gene encoding hydroxyphenylacetyl-CoA thioesterase PaaI, with the translated sequence MTTAMDPDALARACAAEMLRRDRASQALGIEIEEARPGYARVALTIRDEMVNGHAIAHGGVVFTLADSGFAFACNSRNEAAVALQCSISYVAAGKLGDRLVAEAQERSGKGRTGVYDVTVTRGEGELVALFRGVSYRVKGPVLPDPAA
- a CDS encoding branched-chain amino acid ABC transporter permease — protein: MTVGSGYALVALGLHIILRATRVMNFAQGEFTVVGGLIALTLMQTFHATSVVALIGATICGFVLGLGFERFVLRPAARSGEMGVTIATVGTVFVLLYGHALVPTWGSLQQPLPPFTGRLSDAIVVAGATIQIQSLWIGALLLLALAALYVFFERTYYGKAIRAAANNPLGARLVGIDVTRARAISVGLSIALAAYGGTIIGPITLVGGAGGVAIAIKGFVGAIVGGLDSPIGCVAGGLLVGVVEKFLQSGLGASRAEPTVYALLLVMLLLRPQGLFGTRGAVRD
- a CDS encoding branched-chain amino acid ABC transporter ATP-binding protein/permease, translating into MIDRLRADARVLPAIALLVLLGGLFLHGAGFVQAATYAAMWAIAAIGLSVLLGNVNQISLGQAGFFAIGAYAVAACIDLANLPFWVGAVAGIVVASVVGVVLGFIALRFRGHYLAMATLAFGLIVQGVFHQSQALGGASGFTDLPIVKLGPFSLAGTAGYACVWIVALVVAALTLNLLRGRTGTAFETIRNDELAAEVLGVPTRRYKIVAFAYAGALAGLAGALYAPLIGVVVPDAFGVDRSIDFLLMVVLGGAGSVSGAIVGAVAIGFLDVVGNQFENWREVVYGLLVIAIVVVAPGGLFGLVRRGSRRRTAPVARVGTVSERAPVARPIAPPAATPLEVRGVTKRFGGLVAVDDVSFALAPGSLTSLIGPNGAGKTTLFNAICGVGRTSAGQVRIGGVDVTGWQPHRIAKLGVGRTFQNARLFGEMTVLENVVAGAFRAERTGFAADLLGLPAATHARHEAIERARDTLAQLRIEHLAGTYARDLPFGDRRRVELARAIAADPWLLLVDEPAAGLNASERETLQGDLLALRDRGVTLLLIEHDMRLVMTISERVLVLEFGHTIADGVPAAVRNDPQVVAAYLGTAG
- a CDS encoding ABC transporter ATP-binding protein: MLLEVRGLSAGYGALDVLRGVDLEVDAGELVAVLGANGAGKSTLLRAISRYDADVRAGGIRFDGHDALRATTERLVRWGLLQVPEGRQLFTELSVDDNLRLGAYVADRRALGAELDAVYARFPQLAARRGQTAFSLSGGEQQMLAIGRALMAKPKLLMLDEPSTGLAPQIVEQIFGIVAELTRGGVAVLLVEQNAYLTLRHADRAYVLEHGAVVLHDTAERLAADARVQEIYLGGHTGGEPA
- a CDS encoding MarR family transcriptional regulator, which gives rise to MSEPVQLGRLAPVVGYHLRRAQLRAYDDFPAEATRKGITPPHLAVLLLVEANPGIKQTTLAKVLSLDRSTMVRMVDRLEEAKLIERGSSRADRRVAPPVLTAKGRAYVDAMLPKVLASEEALLAPLSTAERATLLRLLGKLTSPANIVAGRNNSR
- a CDS encoding crotonase/enoyl-CoA hydratase family protein, coding for MSAPSPTPLPPLRIDADGPVAHVRLIRPDKRNAVNVDLILALEAAFSAPPPGTRVWVISGEGDHFCAGLDLTEARQRTPQETFDHSQLWRRVFEKIQLGGIPVVSALHGAVVGGGLELAASTHVRVADETAFFALPEGQRGIFTGGGAAVRVARIIGVHRMIEMMLTGHRYDAREGLALGLAHYVVEPGKALEKATALAEQIVTNAQGTNRAIVTALERIATMPPDAGLFTESLVAALVESSGEGYQRITDFLERRVR